Within Amycolatopsis sp. FDAARGOS 1241, the genomic segment ACGGGGAGCCGGCTCTGGCGCTACCCGCTCCCCCGCTGAGCGACCTCAGCGGCGCGGCTGCTCGCTCGGCCCCACGTGGTCGCGGGCCCACTCGTTGAACTTCTTCAGCTGCCGCCAGGCTTTGCGGACGCGGTCGAAGGCCTCGCGTTCGTGGAGGTAGTCAGCGGGTTCCCAGGCGCGGACGGCGTAGACCGAGCGGTAGCGCAGCAGGTCGAGGCGCGGGTGGTCGTCGGCGAAGCCGCGCGGGCGGGACTTCAGCCGGTCGCCCAGGATGTCCCAGCCTTGGCGGCGCAGCGTCGCCAGGATGGACTCCAGGGCGGGACCGTGGAGCTCCGTGTCGACAGCCGTGCGGAAGCGGGCGAGCTGGTCGGGCGCGAGGTGGAAGCAGCCGCCGCCGACGCGCAGGCCGGCGGGCCCCACTTCGACGTAGTAAGCACCCCCGCCGCGGCCGGCTTCGATCACGGCGCCGCAGTGGGTCTTGTACGGCGTTTTGTCCTTGGCGAAACGCACGTCGCGGTACGGGCGGAACACCTTGCCCTCGCCGAAGCCCCCGCCGAACTCGGGCTCGAGCTCCTTGAGCAGTGCCTCCATCGGCGCGCGCACGTCGTCCTTGTAGGTCGCCACGTTCGCGTCCCAGTAGGACTTGGAGTTGTCGGCCTCCAGGCCGTCGT encodes:
- a CDS encoding DUF2461 domain-containing protein, with protein sequence MKFSGFGEYAVDFYDGLEADNSKSYWDANVATYKDDVRAPMEALLKELEPEFGGGFGEGKVFRPYRDVRFAKDKTPYKTHCGAVIEAGRGGGAYYVEVGPAGLRVGGGCFHLAPDQLARFRTAVDTELHGPALESILATLRRQGWDILGDRLKSRPRGFADDHPRLDLLRYRSVYAVRAWEPADYLHEREAFDRVRKAWRQLKKFNEWARDHVGPSEQPRR